From the Chitinivorax sp. PXF-14 genome, one window contains:
- a CDS encoding alpha/beta hydrolase, with protein MIKPPNVELIAGPAGQLETIYLPPVGELQGVAVLIHPNPTQGGSNTNKVVQIMGKTISRRGYAVYLPNCRGVGASDGQFDEGRGETDDALAVVEHARRVHGELPLALGGFSFGTYVSSEAARRVAAERLILAGPAVRRFPVMPVQANTLVVHGEEDEVSALADVLDWARPQSLPIVVIPGCSHFFHGKLTQLADTIDRFW; from the coding sequence TTGATTAAGCCACCGAACGTCGAGCTGATCGCCGGCCCCGCGGGCCAGCTCGAAACCATCTACCTGCCGCCGGTGGGCGAGCTGCAGGGCGTGGCCGTGCTGATCCATCCCAATCCGACGCAGGGCGGCAGCAACACCAACAAGGTGGTGCAGATCATGGGCAAGACCATCAGCCGGCGCGGCTATGCGGTCTACCTGCCCAACTGCCGTGGCGTCGGCGCGAGTGACGGGCAGTTCGACGAGGGCCGCGGCGAGACTGACGACGCGCTGGCCGTGGTCGAGCATGCGCGGCGCGTGCACGGCGAGTTGCCGCTGGCGCTGGGCGGCTTCAGCTTCGGCACCTATGTGTCGTCCGAGGCGGCGCGGCGCGTGGCGGCCGAACGCCTGATCCTGGCCGGGCCGGCGGTGCGCCGTTTCCCGGTGATGCCGGTGCAGGCCAACACGCTGGTGGTGCACGGCGAGGAGGACGAGGTCTCGGCACTCGCCGACGTGCTCGACTGGGCCCGGCCGCAATCGCTGCCTATCGTGGTGATCCCCGGCTGCAGCCATTTCTTTCACGGCAAGCTGACGCAGCTCGCCGATACCATCGACCGCTTCTGGTGA
- a CDS encoding ferredoxin, translated as MSYFKHHVFFCTNQRPEGETCCNNRGATELQTYAKDRVKALGLNGHGKCRINKAGCLDRCDDGPVMVVYPEGVWYTYFDRADIDEIVTEHLANGRIVERLKLD; from the coding sequence ATGAGCTATTTCAAACATCACGTTTTCTTCTGCACCAACCAGCGCCCCGAGGGCGAGACCTGCTGCAACAACCGTGGCGCGACGGAGCTGCAGACCTATGCCAAGGACCGCGTCAAGGCGCTGGGCCTGAACGGCCACGGCAAATGCCGCATCAACAAGGCGGGCTGCCTCGACCGCTGCGACGACGGCCCGGTCATGGTGGTCTACCCGGAAGGCGTCTGGTATACCTATTTCGACCGCGCGGACATCGACGAGATCGTCACCGAGCACCTTGCCAATGGCCGCATCGTGGAGCGCCTGAAACTTGATTAA
- the glyA gene encoding serine hydroxymethyltransferase, whose translation MFSAKQTIAAIDPELWQYMEGERQRQDEHIELIASENYTSPAVMEAQGSQLTNKYAEGYPGKRFYGGCEYVDKVEQLAIDRIKQLFGAEYANVQPHSGSQANQGVYFAILKPGDTVMGMNLGHGGHLTHGSPANLSGKLFNIVPYGLNDKEEIDYDEMERIALETKPKLLIGGASAYALRFDFARMAEIAKKVGAYFMVDMAHYAGLIAAGVYPNPVPHADFVTSTTHKTLRGPRGGLILAKAEHEKMLNSSVFPALQGGPLEHVIAAKAVAFGEALQPGFKDYQQQVLKNADTMARTLAERGVRIISGRTESHLFLVDLRPKGLTGKAADAALGLAHITVNKNSIPNDPESPFVTSGIRIGSPAITTRGFKEEEARQVAQLVADVLDNPSNEAVIDATRAKVHALTSRFPVYGA comes from the coding sequence ATGTTCTCAGCAAAACAGACGATTGCAGCGATCGACCCCGAACTCTGGCAGTACATGGAGGGCGAGCGCCAGCGCCAGGACGAGCACATCGAACTGATCGCCTCCGAAAACTACACCAGCCCGGCCGTGATGGAAGCCCAAGGCTCCCAGCTCACCAACAAGTATGCCGAAGGCTATCCGGGCAAGCGTTTCTACGGCGGTTGCGAATACGTCGACAAGGTCGAGCAGCTCGCGATCGACCGCATCAAGCAACTGTTCGGCGCAGAATACGCCAACGTGCAGCCGCACTCGGGCTCGCAGGCCAACCAGGGTGTGTACTTCGCCATCCTGAAGCCGGGCGACACCGTGATGGGCATGAACCTCGGCCACGGCGGCCACCTCACGCACGGCTCGCCCGCCAACCTGTCGGGCAAGCTGTTCAACATCGTGCCTTACGGTCTCAACGACAAGGAAGAGATCGACTACGACGAGATGGAACGCATCGCGCTCGAAACCAAGCCGAAGCTGCTGATCGGCGGCGCGTCCGCCTATGCGCTGCGCTTCGATTTCGCGCGCATGGCCGAGATCGCGAAGAAGGTCGGTGCCTACTTCATGGTCGACATGGCGCACTACGCCGGCCTGATCGCCGCGGGCGTCTACCCCAACCCGGTGCCGCACGCCGACTTCGTCACCTCGACCACCCACAAGACTCTGCGCGGCCCGCGCGGCGGCCTCATCCTGGCCAAGGCCGAGCATGAAAAGATGCTGAATTCGAGCGTCTTCCCGGCACTGCAGGGCGGCCCGCTCGAACACGTGATCGCGGCCAAGGCCGTGGCCTTCGGCGAAGCGCTGCAGCCTGGGTTCAAGGATTACCAGCAGCAGGTGCTGAAGAACGCCGACACCATGGCGCGCACCCTGGCCGAACGCGGCGTGCGCATCATCTCCGGCCGCACCGAGTCGCACCTGTTCCTCGTCGACCTGCGCCCCAAGGGCCTCACCGGCAAGGCTGCCGACGCGGCGCTGGGCTTGGCGCACATCACCGTCAACAAGAACTCGATCCCGAACGATCCGGAAAGCCCGTTCGTGACCTCCGGCATCCGCATCGGCTCGCCGGCGATCACCACGCGCGGCTTCAAGGAAGAAGAAGCCCGCCAGGTTGCCCAACTGGTGGCCGACGTGCTCGACAACCCGAGCAACGAGGCGGTGATCGACGCCACCCGCGCCAAGGTCCACGCACTGACCAGCCGCTTCCCGGTCTACGGCGCTTAA
- a CDS encoding aminopeptidase produces the protein MSLPRSACLLLCALLLSGCATVRYYGQAVGGALEVLNRARYLDDVINDDATPAETARKLRLARDIRYFASDSLGLPDNRSYLKYTDLGRRYLIWNVVATPELSLSPRLECFLVVGCLSYRGFFDEHDARAYAAQHAAAGDDVFVYGIPAYSTLGWFYDPLVNTFLGYGELDLARLIFHELAHQRLYVKDDTAFNEAFATAVELEGARRWLAWRGVQGSAAVEQAEQRRHEFQALLGDTRARLLALYAGQSPDADKRQGKQQAFAELGRQYQAFKARWHGYGGYDHWFDPPPGNAHLTALATYHEQVPAFTQLLREHGGDLPAFYRAAAALAARDRAAREADLQALAQRARD, from the coding sequence ATGTCGCTGCCGCGTTCGGCCTGCCTGCTGCTTTGCGCCCTGCTGCTGAGCGGCTGCGCCACGGTCCGCTATTACGGCCAGGCGGTCGGCGGCGCGCTCGAGGTGCTCAACCGCGCGCGCTATCTGGATGACGTGATCAACGATGACGCCACGCCGGCCGAGACCGCACGCAAGCTCAGGCTGGCCCGCGACATCCGCTATTTCGCCAGCGATTCGCTCGGCCTGCCCGACAACCGCAGCTACCTCAAATACACCGACCTCGGCCGCCGCTACCTGATCTGGAACGTCGTCGCCACGCCCGAGCTGTCGCTGAGCCCACGGCTCGAATGCTTTCTGGTCGTCGGCTGCCTGAGCTATCGCGGCTTTTTCGACGAGCACGATGCACGCGCCTATGCCGCGCAACACGCAGCGGCAGGCGACGACGTGTTCGTCTACGGCATCCCGGCCTATTCCACACTCGGCTGGTTTTACGACCCGCTGGTCAACACCTTCCTCGGTTACGGCGAGCTCGATCTGGCGCGGCTGATCTTCCACGAGCTCGCCCACCAGCGGCTGTACGTGAAGGACGACACGGCCTTCAACGAGGCTTTCGCCACTGCCGTCGAGCTCGAAGGCGCACGGCGCTGGCTGGCCTGGCGCGGCGTGCAGGGTAGTGCTGCGGTCGAGCAGGCGGAACAGCGGCGGCACGAATTCCAGGCCCTGCTCGGCGACACGCGCGCACGCCTGCTGGCGCTCTATGCCGGCCAATCCCCGGATGCGGACAAGCGCCAGGGCAAGCAGCAGGCCTTTGCCGAGCTCGGCCGCCAATACCAGGCGTTCAAGGCGCGCTGGCACGGCTACGGCGGCTACGACCACTGGTTCGATCCGCCGCCCGGCAACGCGCATCTGACTGCGCTGGCGACCTACCATGAGCAGGTGCCGGCATTCACGCAGCTGCTGCGCGAGCACGGCGGCGACCTGCCGGCCTTCTACCGCGCGGCGGCAGCGCTGGCGGCGCGCGACAGGGCTGCACGCGAGGCGGATCTGCAGGCGCTCGCGCAGCGGGCGCGGGATTAG
- the nrdR gene encoding transcriptional regulator NrdR, giving the protein MKCPFCGADDTQVIDSRVNDEGNSVRRRRKCASCQKRFTTFETAELRMPQVVKTNGHRSEFDKEKLRVSFMRALHKRPVPTTLVDEAIERIVQKVLSLAEREIPSRQIGEMVMAELHKLDKVAYIRFASVYRSFQDIDDFRDAIQEVQLPSSGR; this is encoded by the coding sequence ATGAAATGCCCCTTTTGTGGTGCCGATGACACGCAGGTCATCGACTCTCGGGTCAACGATGAAGGCAACTCGGTACGCCGCCGCCGCAAGTGCGCGAGCTGCCAGAAGCGCTTCACCACCTTCGAGACGGCCGAGCTGCGCATGCCGCAGGTAGTGAAGACCAACGGCCATCGCTCGGAATTCGACAAGGAAAAGCTGCGCGTGAGCTTCATGCGCGCGCTGCACAAGCGCCCGGTGCCGACCACGCTGGTCGATGAGGCGATCGAACGCATCGTGCAGAAGGTGTTGAGCCTCGCCGAACGCGAAATCCCCTCGCGCCAGATCGGCGAGATGGTGATGGCCGAGCTGCACAAGCTCGACAAGGTCGCCTACATCCGCTTTGCCTCGGTGTATCGCAGCTTCCAGGACATTGACGACTTCCGCGACGCGATCCAGGAAGTCCAGCTGCCCAGCTCGGGCAGATAA
- a CDS encoding cytochrome c5 family protein: MMTTFMNQAFPPLRRIAARCGRLAPLLVLALLGACQRAPQPPGPQDLQRADAARPADPQLAQKYERSCQTCHAVQGSTAPLTAFAPDWAPRLEQGMATLLAHAREGYKAMPPKGFCNDCSDAELSALIRFMSSTPEGT, from the coding sequence ATGATGACGACCTTCATGAACCAGGCATTTCCCCCACTGCGGCGCATCGCGGCACGCTGCGGACGACTCGCCCCGCTGCTCGTGCTGGCCCTGCTCGGCGCCTGCCAGCGGGCGCCGCAGCCGCCCGGCCCGCAAGACCTGCAGCGTGCCGACGCAGCCCGCCCGGCCGACCCGCAACTGGCACAGAAATACGAGCGTTCGTGCCAGACCTGCCATGCCGTGCAGGGCAGCACTGCACCGCTGACCGCCTTTGCACCGGACTGGGCACCGCGCCTGGAGCAAGGCATGGCGACGCTGCTGGCCCATGCGCGCGAGGGCTACAAGGCGATGCCGCCCAAGGGTTTCTGCAATGACTGCAGCGATGCCGAGCTGAGCGCGCTGATCCGTTTCATGTCGTCCACCCCGGAGGGAACATGA
- a CDS encoding D-arabinono-1,4-lactone oxidase: MSQAMLTRRQLLKTGALALTAASGLAAASQPIAAPRPAGTLSWRNWSGSQACRPQALDTPADEAEIARLLRDTTGSLRCVGAGHSFTPLVPTEGRLLSLDRLAGVTAHDKTALTATVRAGTRLSQLSRQLDGLGLALRNLPDIDSQSLAGAISTATHGTGAALPALHADVTALRLVTPRGEVLDCHAGTRPELLAAARVSLGSLGVITEATLKVVPAYHLHRTVWLKPVDEMLAAAHDLARQHRHFEFYYLPFTGYAAAICNDLSDSDSVLRPPSADEDMLHSLRQLRDYLGRFPDLRRWVAQKLIDPQQTEEARDRSFKLLSTSRPTKFNESECHVPREAGIACVREVIRKLEQRNEVFFPLEFRFVKADDAWLSPFYQRDSCSIAVHAAAGEPYDYLVGEIAPIFRKYEGRPHWGKLHGHTAVDFARLYPHWRDFLELRRQLDPQGRMLNAHLRSVFGISA, from the coding sequence ATGAGCCAAGCCATGCTCACACGCCGCCAACTGCTCAAGACCGGCGCCCTCGCGCTGACCGCCGCCAGCGGCCTGGCGGCAGCATCTCAACCCATCGCGGCGCCGCGCCCAGCGGGCACGCTCAGCTGGCGCAACTGGTCCGGCAGCCAGGCTTGCCGGCCGCAAGCGCTCGACACGCCGGCTGACGAGGCCGAGATCGCCCGCCTCTTGCGTGACACGACTGGCAGCCTGCGCTGCGTCGGCGCCGGGCACTCGTTCACGCCACTGGTGCCGACCGAGGGCCGGCTGCTGTCACTCGACCGCCTTGCCGGCGTGACGGCACACGACAAGACGGCGCTGACCGCCACCGTACGCGCCGGCACGCGGCTGTCGCAGCTGTCGCGCCAGCTCGACGGGCTGGGGCTGGCGCTGCGTAATCTACCGGACATCGACTCGCAATCGCTCGCCGGCGCCATCAGCACCGCCACGCATGGCACCGGCGCCGCGCTGCCGGCGCTGCACGCCGACGTGACCGCGCTGCGGCTCGTCACACCACGCGGCGAGGTGCTCGACTGCCATGCCGGCACGCGCCCCGAGCTGCTCGCCGCCGCGCGCGTCTCGCTCGGCAGCCTGGGCGTGATCACCGAGGCCACGCTCAAGGTGGTGCCGGCCTACCACCTGCACCGCACCGTCTGGCTCAAGCCGGTGGACGAGATGCTGGCCGCCGCCCACGACCTCGCCCGCCAGCACCGCCATTTCGAGTTCTACTACTTGCCGTTCACCGGCTACGCCGCGGCGATCTGCAACGACCTCAGCGACTCGGACAGCGTGCTGCGCCCGCCCTCGGCCGACGAAGACATGCTGCATAGCCTGCGTCAGCTGCGCGACTATCTCGGCCGCTTTCCCGATCTGCGCCGCTGGGTCGCGCAGAAGCTGATCGACCCGCAGCAGACCGAAGAAGCGCGCGATCGCTCGTTCAAGCTGCTGTCGACCTCGCGCCCGACCAAGTTTAACGAGTCGGAATGCCATGTGCCGCGCGAGGCCGGCATCGCCTGCGTGCGCGAGGTGATCCGCAAGCTCGAACAGCGCAACGAGGTGTTCTTCCCGCTCGAATTCCGCTTCGTGAAGGCCGACGACGCCTGGCTCAGCCCCTTCTACCAGCGCGACAGCTGCTCGATCGCGGTGCACGCGGCGGCCGGCGAGCCTTACGACTACCTGGTCGGCGAGATCGCGCCGATCTTCCGCAAGTACGAGGGGCGCCCGCACTGGGGCAAGCTGCACGGCCACACGGCGGTCGATTTCGCGCGGCTGTACCCGCACTGGCGCGATTTCCTCGAACTGCGGCGCCAGCTCGACCCGCAAGGGCGCATGCTCAACGCGCATCTGCGCAGCGTGTTCGGGATCAGCGCATGA
- a CDS encoding alanine racemase, whose protein sequence is MSRLSRRQMLTLLGAGAVGAAVAGLRPSTGGAPHPRYFADLARALKQAGIATPTLVIDRRQLHANVGRIMHNIGGRTQLRVVAKSLPCAALLDEVRQLTASRRLMVFNLPQLLLTARGPADILLGKPLPAAAAAAFYRQFRPDGFAPEHQLQWLIDTPARLAQYRELARAQQVTLRVNVEIDVGLHRGGVNDMQTMQDMLALLAREPRLQWAGLMGYDAHVAKIPDLPGLRQEARQHAQARYAAYAAAVRAHPAFAVAARGATYNAAGSPTYRLYDGSGVENELSVGSAMLKPSDFDTSLLADLAPAVYIATPVLKAPPRFMMPYGVEWLGEAASLWDANQQQAYFIYGGNWLADPVSPPGLAASSLYGTSSNQQVLTGSGRQRLAPDDIVFFRPRQSEAVLLQFGDIALYEEGRITQMWQPMPATA, encoded by the coding sequence ATGAGCCGCCTGAGCCGCCGCCAGATGCTGACGCTGCTTGGCGCCGGCGCCGTGGGCGCGGCGGTGGCGGGCCTGCGCCCAAGTACCGGCGGCGCCCCCCACCCGCGCTACTTTGCGGACCTCGCGCGCGCGCTGAAACAGGCCGGCATCGCCACCCCGACGCTGGTGATCGACCGCCGGCAGCTGCACGCCAACGTCGGCCGCATCATGCACAACATCGGCGGCCGCACGCAGCTGCGCGTCGTGGCGAAATCGCTGCCGTGCGCCGCGCTGCTCGACGAGGTACGCCAGCTCACCGCGAGCCGGCGGCTGATGGTGTTCAACCTGCCGCAACTGCTGCTGACCGCCCGCGGGCCGGCCGACATCCTGCTCGGCAAGCCGCTGCCGGCCGCCGCTGCCGCGGCCTTCTACCGCCAGTTCAGGCCGGATGGCTTCGCCCCCGAGCACCAGCTGCAATGGCTGATCGACACCCCGGCCCGGCTGGCCCAGTACCGCGAGCTGGCGCGTGCCCAGCAAGTGACGCTGCGCGTCAATGTCGAGATCGACGTCGGCCTGCATCGCGGCGGCGTCAACGATATGCAGACAATGCAGGACATGCTCGCGCTCTTAGCCCGCGAGCCGCGCCTGCAATGGGCCGGGCTCATGGGCTACGACGCGCACGTGGCCAAGATCCCCGATCTGCCGGGCCTGCGCCAAGAGGCGCGGCAGCACGCACAGGCCCGCTACGCGGCCTATGCCGCCGCCGTGCGCGCCCATCCCGCGTTCGCCGTGGCAGCCCGGGGCGCGACCTACAACGCGGCCGGCTCGCCCACCTATCGGCTGTACGACGGCAGCGGCGTGGAAAACGAGCTGTCCGTCGGCTCGGCCATGCTCAAGCCGAGCGACTTCGACACCAGCCTGCTGGCCGACCTGGCCCCCGCCGTCTACATCGCCACGCCCGTCCTCAAGGCGCCGCCGCGCTTCATGATGCCCTACGGCGTCGAGTGGCTCGGCGAGGCCGCAAGCCTGTGGGATGCCAACCAGCAGCAGGCCTATTTCATCTACGGCGGCAACTGGCTCGCCGACCCGGTATCGCCGCCGGGGCTCGCCGCCAGCTCGCTGTACGGCACCTCGTCGAACCAGCAGGTGCTGACAGGCTCGGGACGGCAGCGGCTCGCACCCGACGACATCGTGTTCTTCCGCCCGCGCCAGAGCGAGGCAGTGCTGCTGCAGTTCGGCGACATCGCGCTTTACGAGGAAGGACGCATCACCCAGATGTGGCAGCCGATGCCGGCCACCGCCTGA
- a CDS encoding DUF2147 domain-containing protein — protein MPNNTRRIAAALTLLGLCAATSAAAQSAQDARGLWLSADQAAVIEFKSCADKPESLCGTIVWDKDAGTPADSCGVTIAKLAQYEDEAWRNGWVFDPRSGKYYKGVLRVKDDTLLVRAFIGTELLGETEQMTRAAAIPAGCKH, from the coding sequence ATGCCAAACAACACGCGAAGGATAGCCGCCGCGCTCACCCTGCTCGGCCTGTGCGCGGCCACCAGCGCCGCGGCACAGAGCGCGCAGGATGCCAGGGGGCTATGGCTCAGCGCCGACCAGGCCGCCGTGATCGAATTCAAGTCCTGCGCCGACAAGCCCGAATCACTGTGCGGCACCATCGTCTGGGACAAGGACGCGGGCACGCCGGCCGACAGCTGCGGCGTCACCATCGCCAAGCTCGCCCAGTACGAAGACGAGGCCTGGCGCAATGGCTGGGTGTTCGACCCACGCAGCGGCAAGTACTACAAGGGCGTGCTGCGCGTGAAGGACGACACGCTGCTGGTGCGCGCCTTCATCGGCACCGAGCTGCTCGGCGAAACCGAGCAGATGACACGCGCGGCCGCGATTCCAGCCGGCTGCAAGCACTAA
- a CDS encoding TorF family putative porin: MTPTQRAAAACCLLALAGHATAEQPKEPEFQHYSIDMEAKLLSDRKTRGVSDSFNGPGAEFNLTAAHESGLVGYLELGSVSKTLYPKGRGIVLTTAIGYRGGHPDGFHYGVGAAQEWFPRAKAEGAPTGIDWTTGEPTGVEDTKFDTSYGLIEFGYGLFYGRYLYVASKDFRGNNTSVLCGSTYLPDVLAGGDPSKAMACYDSAAQHTRGSQLLDLDMKYPLGGQTKLLAHLGYQKIRHFSGINGTDYRLGLMHTLNGLDFTAEVVGASLNNRDFARITAGDGQVKRMDRTALVVGMGRRF, from the coding sequence ATGACCCCCACCCAGCGCGCCGCCGCAGCCTGCTGCCTGCTTGCCCTGGCCGGCCACGCCACCGCCGAACAGCCGAAGGAGCCCGAGTTCCAGCATTACTCGATCGACATGGAGGCCAAGCTGCTGAGCGACCGCAAGACACGCGGCGTGTCGGACTCCTTCAACGGCCCCGGCGCCGAGTTCAACCTCACCGCCGCCCACGAGTCGGGGCTGGTCGGTTACCTCGAACTCGGCTCGGTCAGCAAGACGCTCTACCCAAAGGGGCGCGGCATCGTGCTCACCACCGCGATCGGCTACCGTGGCGGCCACCCGGATGGCTTTCACTACGGCGTGGGGGCGGCGCAGGAGTGGTTCCCGCGCGCCAAGGCAGAAGGCGCCCCGACCGGCATCGACTGGACCACGGGCGAGCCCACCGGCGTCGAGGACACCAAGTTCGACACGAGCTACGGCCTCATCGAATTCGGCTACGGCCTGTTCTACGGCCGCTACCTGTACGTCGCCTCGAAGGATTTCCGCGGCAACAACACCTCGGTGCTGTGCGGCAGCACCTACCTGCCCGACGTGCTGGCCGGCGGCGACCCGAGCAAGGCCATGGCCTGCTACGACAGCGCCGCCCAGCACACGCGCGGCTCGCAGCTGCTCGACCTCGACATGAAATACCCGCTCGGCGGCCAGACCAAGCTGCTCGCGCACCTCGGCTACCAGAAAATCCGCCATTTTTCCGGCATCAACGGCACCGACTACCGCCTGGGCCTGATGCACACGCTCAACGGCCTCGATTTCACCGCCGAAGTGGTCGGCGCCTCGCTCAACAACCGCGACTTCGCCCGCATCACCGCCGGCGATGGCCAAGTCAAGCGCATGGACCGCACTGCGCTGGTCGTCGGCATGGGCCGCCGCTTCTAG